The Halomicronema hongdechloris C2206 genome includes a window with the following:
- a CDS encoding glycine/sarcosine N-methyltransferase, whose translation MKTEYRDLNLRRQRQDYGSDPLSVRKTDHYQAEYIQSFVSKWDRLIGWDLREESEGDFFIDILRRHGVKKILDAATGTGFHSIRLLKAGFDVVSADGSPEMLAKAFENGRRQGLILRTVQADWRWLNRDIHEQFDAILCLGNSFTHLFAENDRRRTLAEFYAALNHDGILILDQRNYDVILDQGYRSKHAYYYCGQDVKVEPEYVDEGLARFRYQFPDQSVFHLNMYPLRKQYTCRLLREVGFQKIKTYGDFQETYRHEDQDFFIHIASKQYVDKSQEPVSMKAVETVDTAREYYNSQSADQFYASVWGGEDIHIGLYDHENDSVFEASQRTVEKMASLLDLTNRPTVLDIGAGYGGAGRYLAKHFNCPVTCLNLSEVQNQRNRQLNFDQGLQNLVKVVTGNFEDVPEGDNTFDVIWSQDAILHSGDRLRVLKEVSRVIKDNGEFIFTDPMQSDNCPPGVLQPVLDRIHLDSLGSPAFYRQAAASLGFDEVEFVDLSHQLVNHYSHILKTVQDTEPEARQRCGDDYIDRMKKGLQHWIEAGQNGYLTWGIFHFRKRR comes from the coding sequence ATGAAAACTGAATACAGAGATCTTAATCTTCGACGCCAACGGCAGGATTATGGATCGGATCCCCTGAGCGTTCGAAAAACTGATCACTACCAAGCCGAATACATTCAGAGCTTTGTCTCGAAGTGGGATAGGCTCATCGGTTGGGATCTGCGTGAAGAAAGCGAGGGTGATTTTTTTATCGACATCCTGCGGCGTCATGGTGTTAAAAAAATCCTTGACGCCGCTACGGGAACTGGCTTTCACTCCATTCGCCTGCTAAAGGCCGGATTTGATGTAGTCAGTGCCGATGGTAGCCCTGAGATGCTGGCTAAAGCCTTTGAAAATGGGCGTCGCCAGGGCTTAATCCTGAGGACAGTCCAGGCCGACTGGCGCTGGCTCAACCGAGACATTCACGAGCAGTTCGATGCCATCCTCTGCCTAGGCAATTCGTTCACTCATCTCTTTGCAGAGAATGATCGCCGCAGAACCCTGGCAGAGTTCTATGCCGCCCTCAATCACGATGGCATTCTGATTCTGGACCAACGGAATTACGATGTCATTTTGGACCAGGGATACCGTTCTAAGCATGCTTACTACTACTGCGGTCAAGATGTCAAAGTCGAGCCCGAGTATGTCGATGAAGGGCTGGCTCGATTTCGGTATCAATTCCCTGACCAATCAGTATTTCACCTAAACATGTATCCGCTGCGCAAGCAGTATACCTGTCGGTTACTCCGAGAGGTTGGATTCCAGAAAATTAAGACTTACGGTGATTTTCAAGAAACCTACCGGCACGAAGATCAAGATTTCTTCATCCACATCGCCAGTAAGCAGTATGTCGACAAGTCTCAAGAGCCTGTGTCTATGAAAGCTGTAGAAACCGTTGATACCGCTCGCGAGTATTACAACAGTCAAAGCGCTGATCAATTCTATGCCAGCGTCTGGGGCGGTGAAGATATCCACATCGGTCTCTATGACCACGAGAATGACTCGGTGTTTGAGGCGAGTCAGCGTACCGTCGAAAAGATGGCTTCTCTGCTCGATTTAACTAATCGTCCCACCGTACTCGATATTGGTGCCGGCTACGGCGGAGCCGGTCGCTATTTAGCCAAGCATTTTAACTGCCCGGTCACTTGCCTCAACCTGAGCGAGGTGCAAAATCAACGGAATCGCCAACTCAACTTTGACCAAGGACTGCAGAACTTAGTCAAAGTAGTTACTGGCAACTTTGAGGATGTCCCTGAGGGCGACAATACCTTCGACGTGATCTGGTCTCAAGATGCCATTCTCCACAGCGGCGACCGTCTCAGGGTCTTGAAGGAAGTCAGTCGGGTCATTAAGGATAACGGGGAATTCATCTTTACCGACCCAATGCAGAGTGATAATTGCCCTCCAGGGGTTCTGCAACCGGTGTTGGATCGGATCCACCTCGATTCTTTAGGATCGCCGGCGTTCTATCGACAGGCCGCCGCGTCTCTGGGCTTCGACGAAGTGGAATTTGTGGATCTATCCCACCAACTGGTTAATCACTACAGCCACATTCTCAAGACCGTCCAAGACACCGAACCAGAAGCCCGCCAGCGCTGTGGCGATGACTACATCGACCGCATGAAGAAGGGCCTGCAGCACTGGATTGAAGCTGGCCAAAATGGCTATTTGACCTGGGGCATCTTCCATTTCCGCAAGCGCCGCTAG
- the metK gene encoding methionine adenosyltransferase, with protein sequence MSRRYLFTSESVTEGHPDKICDQISDTILDALLTEDPSSRVATEVVVNTGLVLITGEITSNTQADYAHIARQKIAEIGYTNADNGFSADSCSVLIALDKQSSDIALGVDNAHEQREQLSDEALDAIGAGDQGLMFGFACNETPELMPLPISLAHRISRRLAAVRKAGELSYLRPDGKTQVSVVYEDGRPVGIDTILISTQHDPIIDDMQDATAIQTKIKEDLWTYVVQPAFANIEIKPDDATRFLVNPTGKFVIGGPQGDSGLTGRKIIVDTYGGYSRHGGGAFSGKDPTKVDRSAAYACRYAAKNIVAAGLADKCEVQLSYAIGVARPVSVLVETFGTGRIDEDILTDLVRQQFELRPAGIIQSFNLKNLPAERGGRFYQDIASYGHFGRNDLELPWEATDKADALRDAAKRYLVSPAGV encoded by the coding sequence TTGTCCCGTCGCTATCTTTTTACATCAGAGTCAGTTACCGAAGGACATCCCGACAAGATCTGCGATCAGATCTCTGACACGATTCTGGATGCTTTGCTGACTGAAGATCCGAGCAGTCGGGTGGCCACTGAAGTCGTAGTCAATACCGGCCTGGTGCTGATTACCGGAGAAATCACCTCCAATACCCAGGCCGACTATGCTCACATTGCCCGCCAGAAAATTGCCGAGATTGGCTACACCAATGCCGACAATGGCTTTTCCGCAGATAGTTGCTCTGTGTTGATTGCGTTAGATAAGCAATCTTCTGACATTGCTCTCGGCGTCGATAACGCCCACGAACAGCGAGAGCAACTCAGCGATGAAGCCCTCGATGCCATCGGGGCCGGCGATCAAGGCCTAATGTTTGGCTTTGCCTGTAACGAGACGCCAGAGCTCATGCCTCTGCCCATCAGCCTGGCCCATCGCATTTCCCGCCGCCTGGCAGCCGTCCGTAAGGCAGGGGAGTTATCTTATCTGCGTCCTGACGGCAAAACTCAGGTTAGTGTCGTCTATGAAGACGGTCGTCCGGTAGGCATTGACACGATTTTGATTTCTACCCAACACGACCCCATCATCGATGACATGCAAGATGCCACTGCCATCCAAACCAAGATCAAGGAAGATCTATGGACCTACGTGGTGCAACCAGCCTTCGCCAACATTGAGATCAAGCCTGATGACGCCACCCGGTTTTTGGTGAATCCCACCGGTAAGTTTGTGATTGGAGGTCCCCAAGGAGATTCTGGCCTCACGGGCCGCAAGATCATCGTCGACACCTATGGCGGTTACTCTCGCCATGGCGGCGGGGCCTTCTCCGGCAAGGATCCCACCAAAGTCGATCGCAGTGCCGCCTATGCCTGTCGCTATGCGGCCAAGAACATCGTCGCCGCTGGGTTAGCCGATAAGTGCGAAGTCCAGTTGAGCTATGCCATTGGCGTAGCCAGACCCGTCAGTGTCCTAGTCGAGACCTTCGGCACTGGTCGCATCGATGAAGATATCCTGACGGATTTAGTCAGACAGCAGTTTGAGCTGCGCCCGGCCGGTATCATTCAGAGCTTTAACCTAAAAAATCTCCCGGCAGAGCGAGGGGGGCGCTTCTACCAAGACATCGCCTCCTATGGCCATTTTGGCCGCAACGATCTGGAGTTGCCTTGGGAAGCCACTGACAAGGCTGATGCCCTACGGGATGCAGCTAAACGTTACTTGGTTTCCCCAGCCGGAGTGTAG